One genomic region from Mycoplasmopsis columbina encodes:
- a CDS encoding DegV family protein: MKYAIVVDSSSALTREDAQRLGWYYLPLHINIDGKEYRDGVDLTSKNLFEYYTKDAEVKTSSINPGEAYSLFEQLSKEYDKIIVYPISKYLSGTCQALTSLAAEFPKVRVVQSKQIVELILLDLFDFDLKMKNDPSKFDQYIEDIENKGFEYSITLIPKYNKYLVKGGRLHPSAALIAKMLSIVPLITFQNGQLLKEGTGRVFKKSVIKNIHSKLDVFDKDENSLLVYLHSGALEEDSKEFIEEFVNVFGEEPLVRYIAPVVAIHTGPESYVGVRIKINKELKNAFLTFLKQINN; this comes from the coding sequence ATGAAATATGCAATAGTAGTAGATTCTTCTTCTGCGTTAACTAGAGAGGATGCCCAGAGACTAGGATGATATTATTTACCATTACACATTAATATTGATGGTAAAGAATATCGTGATGGAGTCGATTTAACTTCGAAAAATCTTTTTGAATATTACACTAAAGACGCGGAAGTAAAAACTTCTTCAATCAATCCTGGAGAAGCTTATTCTTTATTTGAACAACTTTCAAAGGAGTATGACAAAATTATTGTTTATCCCATTTCTAAATACTTATCAGGAACTTGCCAAGCTCTCACTTCGCTAGCAGCAGAGTTTCCTAAAGTTAGAGTAGTGCAGTCAAAACAAATTGTGGAACTAATTCTTTTAGATCTCTTTGACTTTGATTTAAAAATGAAAAATGATCCATCAAAATTTGACCAATATATTGAAGATATAGAAAATAAAGGATTTGAATATTCAATTACTTTAATTCCAAAATACAACAAATATTTAGTTAAAGGTGGTAGATTACATCCTTCTGCTGCATTAATTGCAAAAATGTTAAGTATTGTTCCATTAATCACTTTCCAAAATGGTCAATTATTAAAAGAAGGAACTGGAAGGGTATTTAAAAAATCTGTTATTAAAAATATCCATTCTAAATTAGATGTTTTTGACAAGGACGAAAATTCTTTACTAGTTTATCTTCACTCAGGTGCCTTAGAAGAAGATTCTAAAGAATTTATAGAAGAATTTGTCAATGTATTTGGTGAAGAACCTCTTGTAAGATACATTGCTCCAGTAGTGGCCATTCATACTGGACCAGAATCATACGTTGGTGTGAGAATTAAAATAAATAAAGAATTAAAAAATGCCTTTTTAACATTTCTTAAACAAATTAATAATTAG
- a CDS encoding phosphopantetheine-binding protein — MENKILEKIQRKTSQKVLLSSNLKELKIDSLDLAELIFEAEQELNVQFDDNELLKLATVQDIIDLINKTLKK; from the coding sequence AAATTCAGAGAAAAACTTCACAAAAAGTTTTACTATCATCTAATTTAAAAGAATTAAAAATTGACTCATTAGATTTAGCTGAATTAATTTTTGAGGCAGAACAAGAATTGAATGTTCAATTTGATGATAATGAATTATTAAAATTAGCAACTGTGCAAGATATAATCGACTTAATTAATAAAACATTAAAAAAATAA